A window from Culex pipiens pallens isolate TS chromosome 3, TS_CPP_V2, whole genome shotgun sequence encodes these proteins:
- the LOC120428819 gene encoding L-aminoadipate-semialdehyde dehydrogenase-phosphopantetheinyl transferase, producing the protein MAVRHVRWAFDLASWRPTLTDLLLATACIQPEEKLRLAKFVFRDDFNASLIGRLLLRRFVHVATGLEYDKIEFDRDVKGKPFLKNQGYEVEFNVSHQGRYSVLAGLVVEKDCAAKPTIGVDVMKIEYGGGKPLGEFFRLMNRNFSEDEWVYIKGQCEEQEQLEAFMRNWCLKESYVKNVGVGITVDLRKVSFAIGSKELHTKRVVCDSKLRLNDELLQDWRFEESLIDKDHCVAVALENIPAGEDLTGNFFETVSFAELVEGHKPLLAIDENYCEDIINKEYKKMK; encoded by the coding sequence ATGGCGGTTCGTCACGTTCGCTGGGCGTTCGACCTGGCCAGCTGGCGGCCAACGCTGACGGATCTGCTGCTGGCGACAGCCTGTATTCAGCCGGAGGAGAAGCTACGGCTGGCAAAGTTTGTGTTTCGCGATGACTTTAACGCATCGTTGATTGGGCGGCTGCTGTTGAGGCGGTTCGTGCACGTAGCGACGGGGCTGGAGTACGACAAGATCGAGTTCGATCGGGATGTGAAGGGGAAGCCGTTCCTGAAGAATCAGGGGTACGAGGTTGAGTTTAATGTATCTCATCAGGGAAGGTATTCGGTGCTTGCTGGATTGGTAGTGGAGAAGGATTGTGCGGCGAAGCCGACGATCGGGGTGGATGTCATGAAGATCGAGTACGGAGGAGGGAAGCCGCTGGGCGAGTTCTTCAGACTGATGAATCGGAACTTTTCTGAGGATGAATGGGTGTACATAAAGGGTCAATGCGAGGAGCAGGAACAGCTGGAAGCGTTCATGAGGAACTGGTGCTTGAAGGAGAGCTACGTCAAGAACGTGGGTGTTGGGATAACCGTTGATCTGCGGAAGGTCAGCTTCGCGATCGGAAGCAAGGAACTGCACACGAAGCGGGTGGTCTGTGATAGCAAGTTGAGGCTGAACGATGAACTGTTGCAGGACTGGCGCTTCGAGGAATCTCTCATCGATAAAGATCACTGCGTAGCTGTTGCACTGGAAAACATTCCTGCTGGAGAAGACCTAACGGGCAACTTCTTTGAGACTGTCAGCTTCGCTGAACTGGTGGAGGGCCATAAGCCACTTTTGGCGATCGATGAAAACTACTGCGAAGATATTATCAATAAGGAGTACAAGAAGATGAAATAA